A genomic stretch from Flavobacterium nitratireducens includes:
- a CDS encoding phosphoribosylaminoimidazolesuccinocarboxamide synthase, giving the protein MSNTITTTNFNFPGQKSVYRGKVREVYNINDELLVMVATDRLSAFDVVLPKGIPYKGQILNQIATKFMELTQDIVPNWLIATPDPSVAVGHLCEPFKVEMVIRGYLSGHASREYAARKRTLCGVALAEGLKENDKFPEPIITPTTKADNGEHDADISREAILAKGIVTEEDYLVLEKYTRALFQRGTEIAASRGLILVDTKYEFGKTKDGQIVLIDEIHTPDSSRYFYAEGYEERQAKGEEQKQLSKEFVRRWLIENGFQGKEGQQIPNMTDEYIETVSDRYIELYENIIGEKFVKADISNINERIEKNVVAYLSSL; this is encoded by the coding sequence ATGAGTAATACAATCACTACCACTAATTTTAATTTTCCTGGTCAAAAATCGGTTTATAGAGGAAAAGTAAGAGAGGTTTACAATATCAACGACGAATTATTAGTAATGGTGGCAACCGACAGGCTTTCGGCTTTTGATGTGGTTTTGCCCAAAGGGATTCCTTATAAAGGGCAAATCCTAAACCAAATTGCTACAAAATTCATGGAATTGACTCAGGATATTGTACCAAACTGGTTGATTGCTACTCCGGATCCTAGTGTTGCTGTTGGTCATTTGTGTGAGCCATTCAAAGTAGAAATGGTAATTCGTGGGTATTTGTCAGGTCATGCTTCTCGCGAATATGCTGCCAGAAAAAGAACACTTTGCGGTGTAGCTTTAGCTGAAGGTTTGAAAGAAAATGATAAATTTCCAGAACCAATTATTACGCCTACTACAAAAGCAGATAATGGTGAACACGATGCAGATATTTCCAGAGAAGCTATTTTAGCAAAAGGAATTGTGACTGAAGAAGATTATTTGGTTTTAGAAAAATATACCAGAGCTTTATTTCAAAGAGGAACTGAAATCGCAGCCAGTCGTGGATTGATTTTAGTGGATACGAAATATGAATTTGGAAAAACTAAAGACGGTCAGATTGTATTGATTGACGAAATCCATACTCCGGATTCTTCTCGTTATTTTTATGCGGAAGGTTACGAAGAAAGACAGGCAAAAGGAGAGGAGCAAAAACAATTATCAAAAGAGTTTGTACGTCGTTGGTTAATTGAAAATGGATTTCAAGGAAAAGAAGGACAACAAATTCCTAATATGACTGACGAATATATCGAAACAGTATCCGATAGATATATTGAATTATATGAAAATATCATTGGAGAAAAATTTGTAAAAGCAGATATTTCGAACATCAATGAGAGAATAGAGAAGAATGTTGTTGCTTATTTGTCTAGTTTATAA
- a CDS encoding Cof-type HAD-IIB family hydrolase, whose amino-acid sequence MIKENIKVIVSDLDGTLLNSDHRISEYTKQVFNELYRKNYLIIVATGRHHLDAMSIVSSLGFPVYLVTSNGARIHAPDKELIFATNMDSEAVKSVMQMEIPDEYTSVLFKENVWQTNKHDSKLLEFQKELTYVPELVNYKEMTDFEAIKIFFKHDSHAKLLELRESILEKHPDTFSHAFSLPHCLEFMNKNVDKSVAIGQILEIEGYEFHQTIAFGDGYNDEGMLNATAKGLLMGNAPDSLKNKLPHLEVISKNHEDGVANYIADKILNNVSLEAK is encoded by the coding sequence ATGATAAAAGAAAATATTAAAGTCATTGTTAGTGACTTAGACGGAACTTTATTGAACAGTGACCACCGAATTTCAGAATACACTAAACAGGTTTTTAATGAATTATACCGTAAAAATTATCTAATCATTGTTGCTACAGGTCGTCATCATCTTGATGCAATGTCAATTGTTTCTTCTTTGGGTTTTCCTGTATATTTAGTTACTTCTAATGGAGCCCGTATCCATGCACCCGATAAAGAATTGATATTTGCTACAAATATGGATAGCGAAGCGGTAAAATCAGTGATGCAAATGGAGATCCCTGATGAATATACTTCAGTTCTTTTTAAAGAAAATGTCTGGCAAACCAATAAACATGATAGTAAATTATTGGAATTTCAAAAAGAATTAACTTATGTTCCTGAACTAGTTAATTACAAAGAAATGACCGATTTTGAAGCTATAAAAATATTTTTCAAGCACGATAGTCATGCCAAATTACTGGAGCTTAGAGAAAGTATATTAGAAAAACATCCAGATACTTTTAGTCACGCCTTTAGTTTACCACATTGTTTAGAATTCATGAATAAAAATGTGGATAAAAGTGTGGCTATTGGTCAAATTCTTGAAATTGAAGGCTATGAATTTCATCAAACTATTGCTTTTGGTGATGGTTACAACGACGAAGGAATGTTGAATGCAACGGCCAAAGGCTTATTGATGGGAAATGCACCAGATAGTTTGAAAAATAAATTACCCCATTTGGAAGTGATTTCTAAAAACCACGAAGATGGAGTTGCTAATTATATTGCAGACAAAATACTCAATAATGTGAGTTTGGAAGCTAAATAA
- a CDS encoding SDR family NAD(P)-dependent oxidoreductase, whose translation MKNVIITGAATGIGKELALHFAKNNWNVIATMLCLEEGNELKNKTNIHCYILDVTSTISIENAKEQILADFERIDVVINNAGIGYRSFVEFSEDEQIKHIVDVNWLGVVKVCRAFTPVFRKQEKGHFINISSIAGLVNLPLGSFYHSTKHAVESFSECMAYELMNFNISVSTVQFGNTPSNFQKNVSKCKTTPLKCYNELMLKISHIVEGKTKKNTDLKQSIIEKVLKIAENPPKKFKRNTIGFDANALNILRNFLGYQLFGRIIRYRVFGLRFK comes from the coding sequence TTGAAGAACGTAATTATAACAGGAGCAGCAACAGGAATAGGAAAGGAATTAGCTTTGCATTTTGCAAAAAATAATTGGAATGTTATCGCTACAATGCTCTGTTTAGAAGAGGGAAATGAACTCAAGAATAAGACTAATATTCATTGTTATATTCTAGATGTTACTTCAACAATTAGTATCGAAAATGCCAAAGAGCAAATTCTTGCTGATTTCGAAAGAATAGATGTTGTAATAAATAATGCAGGAATAGGCTATAGAAGTTTTGTGGAATTTTCTGAGGATGAGCAAATTAAACATATTGTCGATGTCAATTGGTTAGGAGTAGTTAAAGTTTGCCGAGCATTTACTCCGGTTTTTAGAAAACAAGAAAAAGGACATTTTATCAATATTTCGTCAATTGCTGGTCTGGTCAATTTGCCATTGGGTAGTTTTTATCATTCTACCAAGCATGCTGTGGAGAGTTTTTCAGAATGTATGGCTTATGAACTCATGAATTTTAATATTAGTGTTTCTACGGTTCAATTTGGAAATACACCTTCTAATTTTCAAAAAAATGTATCCAAATGTAAAACCACTCCTTTAAAATGTTATAACGAATTAATGCTTAAAATTAGTCATATTGTTGAAGGTAAAACCAAAAAGAATACCGATTTGAAACAATCAATTATTGAAAAAGTATTAAAAATTGCCGAAAATCCACCCAAGAAGTTTAAACGCAACACTATTGGTTTTGATGCTAATGCGCTCAATATCCTTCGCAATTTTTTAGGGTATCAATTGTTTGGGAGAATAATTAGGTATCGAGTTTTTGGGCTTCGTTTTAAGTAA